TCCGAAATAAATGTTTCATAATCTACACATTCTTCAAGCCATTGAGCCTCCGCTTCAAATGCATATTTTTCGCTTTCCATAACCCAGTTATAAAGCAGAGCCCATTTCTCGCCTATTTCCTTTACCTTTGAAGAAATAGACGCATATAAACCGCCTTCAAAATTCTTTCTAATAAAAGGCTCCGGAATTTCAAACCCTTCGGGCACAGCAATCCATATTTCATATCCATATACCGGATTATTTTCCGTAGGACTGGGATTGTTAAAGCCAAAATGCCTGAACCCTCCCTTTTTATGAAGAGAATTTTCAAGAACAAATTTATCCACCTCCTTAGAACAATCCATCTCCGGCATTTCACTTTCAGCACAATAGGAAGCCACCGTCATTTCAGGAATTCTTACAATCCTTACATCGTTTATATTGCTCATATCCATATTCCTTTCAGAGAGCAGAATTTGAAGGGCTGCATTTTCCTTAGATAAATGATTTATTGTCTGATTTTCAAGATATAAAAACCATTGGTCAAGGCTTCTTTCCTTTTGCAAATTAAGAATCAGCCGTTCAATAATGTAAGACAAGCCGTCAAATAAATCCTTTTTTCTTCTTAATTTCATAAGATTATTTTTCATAATTTCAACAGATATATCAACATCATTGAAGGTAAACATTTTTTCAATATCCCCTATGGGAATTTCGAGCTTCCTTAGCAATGCTATCTGCTTAATGCGAATGATATTTTCATCATCATATAAGCGATATCCGCTGTCTGTTCTAAAGCTCTTAAGTATGCCTTTTTCTTCCCAATGCCTAAGGGTTCTGTTGGAAATATCAAATAATTTAGCCGTCTCTCCTATTCTAAGCATTTTACCCCTCCTCTCTCTGAAAGATATCATAA
This is a stretch of genomic DNA from Anaeropeptidivorans aminofermentans. It encodes these proteins:
- a CDS encoding MerR family transcriptional regulator; protein product: MLRIGETAKLFDISNRTLRHWEEKGILKSFRTDSGYRLYDDENIIRIKQIALLRKLEIPIGDIEKMFTFNDVDISVEIMKNNLMKLRRKKDLFDGLSYIIERLILNLQKERSLDQWFLYLENQTINHLSKENAALQILLSERNMDMSNINDVRIVRIPEMTVASYCAESEMPEMDCSKEVDKFVLENSLHKKGGFRHFGFNNPSPTENNPVYGYEIWIAVPEGFEIPEPFIRKNFEGGLYASISSKVKEIGEKWALLYNWVMESEKYAFEAEAQWLEECVDYETFISEEEGERKLDLLCPIKLI